The Halosimplex litoreum genome has a window encoding:
- a CDS encoding 30S ribosomal protein S8, producing MTGNDPLANALSGIDNAESVGHLDHEVSPASNEIGSVLEVFYDRGYIDGFEFVDDGKAGQFEVELKGAINECGPVLPRYSAGADEFEKWEKRFLPARDYGTLVVTTSHGIMSHYEAREAGVGGQVIAYVY from the coding sequence ATGACAGGAAACGACCCACTCGCCAACGCGCTCTCGGGCATCGACAACGCCGAGAGCGTCGGGCATCTCGACCACGAGGTATCACCCGCCTCGAACGAGATCGGCAGCGTGCTCGAGGTCTTCTACGACCGCGGGTACATCGACGGCTTCGAGTTCGTCGACGACGGCAAAGCCGGTCAGTTCGAGGTCGAACTGAAAGGAGCGATCAACGAATGTGGCCCGGTCCTGCCCCGCTATTCGGCGGGCGCCGACGAGTTCGAGAAGTGGGAGAAGCGGTTCCTCCCCGCCCGTGACTACGGGACGCTCGTCGTCACGACCAGCCACGGGATCATGAGCCACTACGAGGCCCGCGAGGCGGGCGTCGGTGGCCAGGTCATCGCGTACGTATACTGA
- a CDS encoding 50S ribosomal protein L32e, producing the protein MADDDQDTEEAAADEEFEELEDISGVGPSRASDLEDAGYDTVDDVRGASQEELADVVGNALAARIKADVGGLEVAEETEAEVEEEETEEAEEAEEPAEDVETEMRPRIEVDFEPDLDENTERLLTERRTTSVPQFNRQDYHKKKRVSTSWRKPRGQLSKQRIGIKGKGDTVQAGFRSPKAVRDLHPSGFEEVRVHNLDDLEGVDGDTEAVRIASKVGGRKRERIEDEAEDREIRVLNPTYEEVEVDD; encoded by the coding sequence ATGGCAGACGACGACCAAGACACCGAGGAGGCCGCGGCCGACGAAGAGTTCGAGGAGCTGGAGGACATCAGCGGCGTCGGGCCGTCCCGAGCCTCCGACCTCGAAGACGCCGGCTACGACACCGTCGACGACGTGCGCGGCGCCAGTCAGGAGGAGCTCGCCGACGTGGTGGGCAACGCCCTGGCGGCCCGCATCAAAGCCGACGTGGGCGGCCTCGAGGTCGCCGAGGAGACCGAGGCCGAGGTCGAGGAAGAGGAGACCGAGGAAGCCGAGGAAGCAGAGGAACCGGCCGAGGACGTCGAGACCGAGATGCGTCCGCGCATCGAAGTCGACTTCGAGCCGGACCTGGACGAGAACACCGAGCGGCTGCTCACCGAGCGGCGGACGACGAGCGTGCCGCAGTTCAACCGCCAGGACTACCACAAGAAAAAGCGCGTCTCGACCTCGTGGCGCAAGCCCCGGGGCCAGCTCTCGAAGCAGCGGATCGGCATCAAGGGCAAGGGCGACACCGTTCAGGCGGGCTTTCGCTCGCCGAAAGCGGTGCGCGACCTGCACCCGTCGGGCTTCGAAGAGGTTCGCGTGCACAACCTCGACGACCTCGAGGGCGTGGACGGCGACACGGAAGCCGTCCGCATCGCCTCGAAGGTCGGCGGTCGCAAGCGCGAGCGTATCGAGGACGAGGCCGAGGACCGGGAGATCCGCGTCCTCAACCCCACCTACGAGGAGGTCGAAGTCGATGACTGA
- a CDS encoding 50S ribosomal protein L18 codes for MATGPRYTVPMRRRREARTDYHQRLRLLKSGKPRLVARKSNRHVTAQLIITGAEGDETIASAHSSDLEEYGWEAPTGNMPAAYLTGVLAGLRAVEAGLDEAVLDIGLNTPTPGSKVFAVQEGAIDAGLDVPHNDSVLADWSRTRGEHIADYAEQLDDGLYGGDFDATDLPEHFDDMREQLLEADEL; via the coding sequence ATGGCGACAGGACCACGCTACACGGTGCCGATGCGGCGTCGCCGCGAGGCCCGGACCGATTACCATCAGAGGTTGCGCCTGCTGAAATCCGGCAAACCGCGCCTGGTCGCTCGAAAGAGCAACCGGCACGTCACGGCGCAGCTGATCATCACCGGAGCCGAGGGCGACGAGACTATCGCGAGCGCGCATTCGAGCGACCTCGAGGAGTACGGCTGGGAGGCGCCGACGGGCAACATGCCCGCGGCGTACCTGACCGGCGTCCTCGCGGGGCTGCGCGCGGTCGAAGCCGGCCTCGACGAGGCCGTGCTCGACATCGGTCTCAACACCCCGACACCGGGTAGCAAAGTATTCGCGGTACAGGAAGGCGCAATCGACGCCGGACTCGACGTTCCCCACAACGACAGCGTGCTCGCCGACTGGTCGCGCACGCGCGGCGAGCACATCGCCGACTACGCCGAACAGCTCGACGACGGGCTCTACGGCGGGGACTTCGACGCAACAGACCTACCGGAGCACTTCGACGACATGCGAGAACAACTGCTGGAGGCGGATGAACTATGA
- a CDS encoding uL15m family ribosomal protein has product MTSKKKRQRGSRTHGGGTHKNRRGAGHRGGRGNAGSRKHEMHNHGPWDKHGFKRPEGVQDEVAEVDVRELDEDAALLAAEGVADEDGDGYAIDARDVAEDGHEVDVVKVLGAGQVRNELHLVADAFSDAAEEKVADAGGSVELTEAGQARAEETDKDTPDEQDES; this is encoded by the coding sequence ATGACATCCAAGAAGAAACGACAGCGCGGCTCCCGCACGCACGGCGGCGGTACGCACAAGAACCGCCGCGGCGCCGGCCATCGCGGCGGTCGGGGCAACGCGGGCAGCCGCAAACACGAGATGCACAACCACGGCCCGTGGGACAAACACGGGTTCAAACGACCCGAGGGCGTCCAGGACGAGGTCGCGGAGGTCGACGTCCGCGAGCTCGACGAGGACGCCGCGCTGCTGGCGGCCGAGGGCGTCGCCGACGAGGACGGCGACGGCTACGCCATCGACGCGCGCGACGTGGCCGAAGACGGCCACGAGGTCGACGTGGTGAAGGTGCTCGGTGCCGGCCAGGTCCGCAACGAGCTGCACCTGGTCGCCGACGCCTTCTCGGACGCGGCCGAGGAGAAAGTCGCGGACGCTGGCGGGTCGGTCGAGCTGACCGAGGCCGGCCAGGCCCGCGCCGAGGAAACCGACAAGGATACACCTGACGAGCAAGACGAGTCATAA
- the secY gene encoding preprotein translocase subunit SecY: MGWKDTAEPVLTRMPTVQRPEGHVPFKRKLGWTAGVLVLYFFLTNVFLFGLGSGQGGDVFGQFRSILAGGQGTILQLGIGPIVTASIVLQLLGGADLLGLDTQNNPRDQILYQGLQKFLVLVMICLTGLPMVFAGSFLPASQSLAQSFPGGTFGVQWLLFAQIFVGGVLILYMDEVISKWGVGSGIGLFIIAGVSQRLIGGLVSTSFIGNPQELGIIPIWIGILSGSTDVGPILGSGLQTLVFGQGQILALITTVMIFVVVVYAESVRVEIPLSNTRVKGARGRFPVKLIYASVLPMILVRALQANLQFLGRILNAQLGSLPAWLGTYQSTQGGIANPVGGLFYYMAPVRNPEQWMWWLGQTNAEPWQIMLRVGVDLTFMVIGGAIFAIFWVETTDMGPEATAQQIHNSGMEIPGFRRNTSVIEKVLERYIPQVTVIGGALVGLLAVLANMMGTIGNVSGTGLLLTVSITYKIYEEIAEEQLMEMHPMMRQMFG, encoded by the coding sequence ATGGGCTGGAAGGACACCGCCGAACCGGTACTCACCCGCATGCCCACCGTCCAGCGACCCGAGGGGCACGTTCCCTTCAAGCGCAAGCTGGGCTGGACGGCCGGCGTGCTGGTGCTGTACTTCTTCCTGACGAACGTCTTCCTGTTCGGCCTCGGTAGCGGACAGGGTGGCGACGTCTTCGGACAGTTCCGTTCGATCCTGGCCGGTGGCCAGGGGACGATACTGCAACTCGGTATCGGGCCGATCGTCACGGCGAGCATCGTGTTGCAGTTGCTCGGCGGTGCCGACCTACTCGGCCTCGACACGCAGAACAACCCCCGGGACCAGATCCTCTACCAGGGTCTCCAGAAGTTCCTGGTGCTCGTGATGATCTGCCTGACGGGTCTGCCGATGGTCTTCGCCGGCTCGTTCCTGCCGGCCAGCCAGTCGCTCGCCCAGTCGTTCCCCGGCGGGACGTTCGGCGTCCAGTGGCTGCTGTTCGCGCAGATCTTCGTCGGCGGTGTCCTCATCCTCTACATGGACGAGGTCATCTCCAAGTGGGGCGTCGGCTCCGGGATCGGCCTGTTCATCATCGCGGGCGTCAGCCAGCGACTGATCGGCGGGCTCGTCTCGACGAGCTTCATCGGCAACCCCCAGGAGCTCGGTATCATCCCGATATGGATCGGTATCCTCAGCGGTAGTACCGACGTGGGACCGATCCTCGGGAGCGGGCTCCAGACGCTCGTGTTCGGCCAGGGGCAGATCCTCGCGCTGATCACGACGGTCATGATCTTCGTCGTGGTCGTCTACGCAGAGAGCGTCCGTGTGGAGATCCCGCTGTCGAACACGCGCGTCAAGGGCGCCCGCGGTCGCTTCCCCGTGAAGCTCATCTACGCCAGTGTCCTGCCGATGATCCTCGTCCGCGCGCTGCAGGCCAACCTCCAGTTCCTGGGCCGGATCCTCAACGCCCAGCTGGGGAGCCTGCCCGCGTGGCTCGGGACCTACCAGTCCACTCAGGGCGGCATCGCCAACCCGGTGGGCGGTCTGTTCTACTACATGGCCCCGGTCCGGAACCCCGAACAGTGGATGTGGTGGCTCGGCCAAACGAACGCCGAACCGTGGCAGATCATGCTGCGGGTCGGCGTCGACCTGACCTTCATGGTCATCGGTGGCGCCATCTTCGCCATCTTCTGGGTCGAGACCACCGACATGGGCCCCGAAGCGACCGCCCAGCAGATCCACAACTCCGGGATGGAGATCCCCGGCTTCCGCCGCAACACCAGCGTCATCGAGAAGGTGCTCGAACGCTACATCCCGCAGGTGACCGTCATCGGCGGCGCGCTGGTCGGCCTCCTGGCCGTCCTCGCCAACATGATGGGCACCATCGGGAACGTCTCCGGGACCGGCCTGCTGCTGACGGTCTCGATCACCTACAAGATCTACGAGGAGATCGCCGAAGAGCAGCTCATGGAGATGCACCCCATGATGCGCCAGATGTTCGGGTAG
- the rpmD gene encoding 50S ribosomal protein L30, with amino-acid sequence MQALVQLRGEVNMNQDVADTLEMLNVHSVNHAALVPETEAYRGMVTKVNDYVAYGEPSVETVALLIERRGEPLEGEADIDDSWVVANTDYMSVEELAEALADEETTLREQGLAPTLRLHPPRGGHDGIKHPTKEGGQLGKHDTEAIDDLLEAMR; translated from the coding sequence ATGCAAGCGCTCGTTCAGCTCCGCGGCGAGGTCAACATGAACCAGGACGTCGCGGACACGCTGGAGATGCTCAACGTCCACAGCGTCAACCACGCCGCCTTGGTCCCGGAGACGGAGGCCTACCGCGGGATGGTCACGAAGGTCAACGACTACGTGGCCTACGGCGAGCCCAGCGTCGAGACGGTCGCGCTGCTCATCGAGCGGCGCGGCGAGCCGCTGGAGGGCGAGGCCGACATCGACGACTCGTGGGTCGTCGCCAACACCGACTACATGAGCGTCGAGGAGCTCGCAGAGGCGCTCGCCGACGAGGAGACGACGCTGCGCGAGCAGGGGCTGGCGCCGACGCTGCGCCTGCACCCGCCCCGTGGCGGCCACGACGGTATCAAACACCCCACCAAGGAGGGCGGCCAGCTCGGCAAGCACGACACCGAGGCTATCGACGACCTCCTGGAGGCGATGCGATGA
- a CDS encoding 30S ribosomal protein S5, with the protein MSSGWEPRTRLGNAVAEGEIDNMQDALNSGLPLKEPEIVDQLVPGLEDEVLDINMVQRMTDSGRRVKFRCVVVVGNRDGLVGYAEGRDDQVGGAIQKAIEVAKLNLIDVSRGCGSWECGCGRAHTVALRTTGKAGSVEVELQPAPRGLGLAGGETVRHVLELAGIEDIWTRSSGNTRTTVNFAKATFNALQNTAEARVPQETWEKREVIE; encoded by the coding sequence ATGAGTAGCGGCTGGGAGCCGCGGACACGGCTCGGCAACGCGGTCGCCGAGGGCGAGATCGACAACATGCAGGACGCCCTCAACTCCGGCCTGCCGCTCAAGGAACCGGAGATCGTCGACCAGCTCGTCCCCGGACTGGAGGACGAGGTGCTCGACATCAACATGGTCCAGCGCATGACCGACTCCGGTCGTCGCGTGAAGTTCCGCTGCGTGGTCGTCGTGGGCAACCGCGACGGCCTCGTCGGTTACGCGGAAGGACGTGACGACCAGGTCGGCGGCGCCATCCAGAAGGCCATCGAGGTGGCGAAGCTGAACCTCATCGACGTCTCGCGGGGCTGCGGGTCCTGGGAGTGTGGCTGTGGGCGCGCCCACACCGTCGCGCTCCGGACGACCGGCAAGGCCGGGAGCGTCGAGGTCGAACTGCAGCCCGCGCCGCGCGGGCTCGGGCTCGCGGGCGGGGAGACGGTCCGCCACGTGCTCGAACTCGCGGGCATCGAGGACATCTGGACGCGCTCGTCGGGCAACACGCGCACGACGGTCAACTTCGCGAAGGCTACCTTCAACGCGCTCCAGAACACCGCCGAGGCCCGCGTCCCCCAGGAGACCTGGGAGAAGCGCGAGGTGATCGAGTGA
- a CDS encoding 30S ribosomal protein S14 — MSESESESETGEQVAKRTGQLESCQRCGREQGLVGKYDIWLCRQCFREISRSMGFRKYS; from the coding sequence ATGAGCGAGAGCGAATCCGAGTCCGAAACCGGCGAGCAGGTTGCAAAGCGGACCGGCCAGCTGGAGTCCTGTCAGCGCTGCGGGCGCGAACAGGGACTGGTCGGCAAGTACGACATCTGGCTGTGTCGCCAGTGCTTCCGAGAGATCTCGCGAAGCATGGGCTTCAGGAAGTACTCATGA
- a CDS encoding 50S ribosomal protein L6, protein MPRTELQIPDEASAEMDHLELTVEGPNGSVTRRLWYPDVSVSADGDSVVIESDEDDAKTMSTLGTFESHVRNMFHGVTEGWEYEMEVFYSHFPMQVDVEGEEVVIENFLGERAPRRTEIHGDTDVSVSEEQITLSGPDVEAVGQTAADIEQLTRVTDKDVRIFQDGVYITQKPTRGDA, encoded by the coding sequence ATGCCACGCACAGAACTACAGATTCCAGACGAGGCGAGCGCCGAGATGGACCACCTCGAACTCACAGTCGAGGGGCCCAACGGCAGCGTGACCCGACGGCTCTGGTACCCCGACGTGTCGGTTTCGGCCGACGGCGACAGCGTCGTCATCGAGAGCGACGAGGACGACGCCAAGACGATGTCGACACTGGGGACCTTCGAGAGTCACGTTCGGAACATGTTCCACGGCGTCACCGAGGGCTGGGAGTACGAGATGGAGGTCTTCTACTCTCACTTCCCGATGCAGGTCGACGTCGAGGGCGAGGAAGTCGTCATCGAGAACTTCCTCGGCGAGCGCGCGCCGCGCCGCACCGAGATCCACGGGGACACCGACGTGTCGGTCTCCGAGGAGCAGATCACGCTGTCCGGTCCCGACGTGGAAGCCGTCGGCCAGACGGCGGCGGACATCGAACAGCTGACCCGCGTCACGGACAAGGACGTCCGCATCTTCCAGGACGGGGTCTACATCACACAGAAACCGACCCGAGGTGACGCCTGA
- a CDS encoding 50S ribosomal protein L19e, whose amino-acid sequence MTDLSAQKRMASDVLDVGENKIWLDPERQGELADAITREDIRELVDEGAIRAESPKGNSRGRARERQEKRAYGHQKGQGSRKGTAGGRENQKDKWESKIRAQRAKLRELRDSGEISTSRYRDLYDRASGGEFDSVADIERTLEDN is encoded by the coding sequence ATGACTGACCTGAGCGCACAGAAGCGAATGGCGTCGGACGTGCTCGACGTCGGCGAGAACAAGATCTGGCTCGACCCCGAACGCCAGGGCGAGCTCGCGGACGCGATCACCCGCGAGGACATCCGCGAACTCGTCGACGAGGGTGCCATCCGCGCCGAGTCGCCGAAAGGCAACTCGCGCGGTCGCGCCCGCGAGCGCCAGGAGAAACGCGCCTACGGCCACCAGAAGGGCCAGGGCTCCCGGAAGGGGACCGCGGGCGGCCGCGAGAACCAGAAGGACAAATGGGAATCGAAGATCCGCGCACAGCGCGCGAAACTCCGCGAGCTGCGTGACTCGGGCGAGATCTCGACGTCGCGCTACCGCGATCTCTACGACCGCGCGAGCGGTGGGGAGTTCGACAGCGTCGCGGACATCGAGCGGACACTGGAGGACAACTAA